The following are encoded in a window of Massilia sp. R2A-15 genomic DNA:
- a CDS encoding IS3 family transposase, with the protein MALRYAFIREHAEMYPVGLMCRLLGVSRSGYHASRCRPMSPRDSADIALIARLHEIDAEHRRAAGVIKMWRVLRAEKNPCGRNRVARLRRCAGIQTLRTQRLQSKPAPQQKEPPAPNLVNRKFKVAVPNRVWVGDMTQITTRTGISHLSIFLDLSTHAVIGWAMGTSQTAALAVQTIEAAMERYRPPPGLVCHTDQGSPYGSKKFRDYLESKGAIASMSRKGNCHDNAVAESFFSNLKNELTHHFVYEDHAAAVAAVKDHIEVYYNTIRLHQSLGYKTPAQVQAQHMCC; encoded by the coding sequence ATAGCGCTGAGGTACGCCTTCATTCGCGAGCATGCCGAGATGTATCCGGTCGGGCTGATGTGCCGCTTACTTGGCGTAAGCCGAAGCGGCTACCATGCCTCGCGCTGTCGCCCTATGAGCCCGCGCGATAGCGCGGACATCGCCTTGATTGCGAGGCTTCACGAGATCGACGCGGAACACCGGCGCGCTGCAGGCGTCATCAAGATGTGGCGGGTGCTACGCGCGGAAAAAAATCCATGCGGGCGAAATCGAGTGGCACGTCTACGACGTTGCGCCGGCATTCAGACGCTTCGAACCCAACGACTGCAAAGCAAACCAGCACCGCAACAAAAAGAACCGCCAGCCCCGAATCTGGTGAACCGGAAATTCAAGGTCGCCGTTCCAAACCGCGTGTGGGTGGGCGACATGACGCAAATCACCACGCGGACGGGGATAAGCCATCTGTCGATATTCCTGGATTTGTCCACGCACGCTGTCATTGGCTGGGCGATGGGAACGAGCCAGACCGCCGCCCTGGCCGTGCAGACGATCGAAGCGGCCATGGAGCGATATCGCCCGCCGCCAGGGCTCGTTTGCCACACGGATCAGGGATCGCCTTACGGCTCGAAGAAGTTTCGCGACTACCTCGAGTCGAAGGGCGCAATTGCGAGCATGAGCCGCAAAGGGAACTGTCACGATAACGCGGTTGCGGAGAGCTTCTTCTCGAACCTGAAGAACGAGTTGACGCATCACTTCGTGTATGAAGATCACGCTGCCGCGGTTGCCGCCGTCAAAGATCATATTGAGGTGTACTACAATACAATCCGACTTCATCAATCGCTCGGCTACAAAACGCCGGCGCAGGTCCAGGCGCAGCACATGTGTTGCTAA
- a CDS encoding transposase, producing the protein MDTKLVKSSENQVFSPEFKLQAVERLKQCDNAAALARELGVRRNQLYKWAKRVDLVGPDLAFRPPGRPPAGEEDELTRLRKENLRLALELEILKKAEAYFMRR; encoded by the coding sequence ATGGATACCAAACTCGTAAAATCATCTGAAAACCAGGTCTTTAGCCCGGAGTTCAAGCTCCAAGCGGTTGAACGTCTGAAGCAATGCGATAACGCCGCGGCGCTGGCGCGAGAGCTCGGCGTGCGTCGAAATCAGCTTTATAAATGGGCGAAGCGGGTCGACTTGGTCGGCCCGGACTTGGCGTTTCGACCGCCTGGGCGCCCGCCAGCTGGCGAGGAAGACGAGCTGACTCGGCTTCGCAAGGAGAATCTTCGCCTGGCACTGGAGCTCGAAATTCTAAAAAAAGCCGAGGCGTACTTCATGCGCCGATAG
- the plsY gene encoding glycerol-3-phosphate 1-O-acyltransferase PlsY has product MNTLIFVIAAYLIGSISFAVVMSRVFGLSDPRTYGSKNPGATNVLRSGNKKAAIATLIGDALKGWFAVWLAQLLADRYEVSEAGIAMVALAVFIGHLWPVFFRFVGGKGVATALGVLFGLNPWLGVATLVTWLVIAYAFRYSSLAALIAALFAPFYYGLLFGVDEKLFAVVVMSAMLMWRHSKNISNLIAGKESKIGGSKTAAATPKKK; this is encoded by the coding sequence ATGAACACCCTGATTTTTGTGATTGCCGCCTACCTGATCGGCTCGATTTCGTTCGCGGTGGTGATGAGCCGCGTGTTCGGCCTGTCCGATCCGCGCACCTACGGCTCGAAAAATCCCGGCGCCACCAACGTGCTGCGCAGCGGAAACAAGAAGGCCGCGATCGCTACCCTGATCGGCGACGCGCTCAAGGGCTGGTTCGCGGTGTGGCTGGCGCAGCTGCTGGCCGACCGCTATGAGGTGAGCGAAGCGGGCATCGCCATGGTCGCGCTGGCGGTGTTCATCGGCCACCTGTGGCCGGTGTTCTTCCGCTTCGTCGGCGGCAAGGGCGTGGCGACGGCGCTGGGCGTGCTGTTCGGCCTCAATCCGTGGCTGGGCGTGGCGACGTTGGTGACCTGGCTGGTGATCGCGTACGCGTTCCGCTATTCCTCGCTGGCGGCGCTGATCGCCGCGCTGTTCGCGCCGTTCTACTATGGCCTGCTGTTCGGCGTGGACGAGAAGCTGTTTGCGGTGGTCGTCATGAGCGCGATGCTGATGTGGCGCCATAGCAAGAACATTTCGAACCTGATCGCCGGCAAGGAAAGCAAGATCGGCGGCAGCAAAACGGCTGCGGCGACGCCGAAGAAGAAGTGA